The following DNA comes from Anopheles coustani chromosome 2, idAnoCousDA_361_x.2, whole genome shotgun sequence.
ATGTCGATTAAAAATATCACTtctttcttcttggcgtaacgaccttgttggtcatgcctgccccgttaagtgCTTACGTGACTTTTtgccctatgtgtacgtggatagtcagggGGTGGTAAGCCCCgtcgctcatgggccgatttttctaaccggcgctaccgctcggctgtcgcggactccCAAACATGGATGAATAGGTCTTTCAAATAGTAGCTGCATAACTCCTTGATGGAACCTTATTGGGTGCGTCATTGAGCCACTCATTCACCGGGTGCTTCACAGTTCCTTTGCTCGTTGGGTCGCTATCTGTCAAGTGTTATTGGATTTGTCGATGAAGTCCGCATTGACAGTTCGTCGATTGTTGTTTTCGGCCGGCTGATTATGAGAAAACAAGCAATTTTTATCGGGAGTTCGGTTGCACTTTGATtaaagcaaaaaggaaaaccatcgcCCGTGTTCGTATACATTTACGTAATGGCAACGTTCCGTTTGGGCACTATTGCGACGATAACGGCGAGATTTCCTCTACAGAATGTGACCAAAGTGCAGCGGATTGGTTTGGTACGTCGTTTGGCTACGGGAGGAGCACCGAAAAAGCCCACAAGTACACTCGGTCTGGCGCTGAAAGGTGTCGCGGTCGGTGCTCTGGTTGGAACGGGTTGGTCCGGCTACAACTACTTCAAAGGTGGAGTGACCGATCATATGCTTCACGAGCATGTGGGACCGAAGGTTCTTGATAAGCTACCGAATGTGAAGATTATGCGCCAAATCGTCAATCCGAAGGATGATTCTGGTCTGGATTTAgtattgtttcaatttcaaaccTGCCCGTTCTGCTGCAAGGTAAGAAAATGTATGTTCATTTTATAGATGGTTTGATATTTTGAATTCATTTCGTAGGTAAGAGCGTTTCTAGATCACAGTGGACTCTCCTATTCGGTGGTTGAGGTGGACGCCGTTCTCCGTCAGGATATACGGTGGTCGGATAGCAAAAAAGTACCGATCCTGTtggcaaaaaccaaaaacggaaAGTATGTTCAATTGACAGACTCGAGTATGATCGTCTCCGCGATATCCAGCTATCTTCGCGACAAGACACAGGACATCGGGGAACTGGCCACGTACTACCCATCCATATCGTACGAAAATGACGCTGGCAGAAAGGTTTTCGACATCATGAACAAATATTTCCTGATGTTCCAAGAGAAGAAAGTTGATCCACGATCGAAGGAAGTGCAAGAGTAAGTTGATAGTTcagattattttaaaatttgattcTCAACATAAGCCTTTCGTTGCAGAGAGGAGCGAAAATGGCGCGCATGGGCAGACGATCATCTCGTGCACTTGATCTCCCCCAACGTGTACCGCACGAAAGAGGAAGCGCTGGaaacttttgaatggtttTCCGACGTCGGCGATTGGAGCATCCATTTTCCCAAATGGGAGCGCGATCTGATGGTCTACGTGGGGGCATTTGCAATGTGGGGCATTAGCAAACGTCTCAAAAAACGTCACGAGCTCAGCGACGATGTACGATCGCATATTTACGACGCGTGCGACAAATGGATCAATGAggtggagaagaagaaaagcaccTTTTTCGGTGGCTCGCAGCCCAATCTAGCCGATCTGGCAGTGTTTGGTGTCCTCAATAGCATGGAAGGATGCCAGGCATTTAAAGATTGTTTGGAAAACACGAAAATCGGTCCGTGGTTCTATGCCGTTAAAGAGCAGGTAATGAAAAATCGTGGAAAAGTACTTTAAGGATTCATCGGTTGTGGTTTGTTAGTATTTTAAATGCCGTTGactcaaaataaaaagatgatTAACAAATACGGCTGCTTTTGTAcaatattctatttttataATCATAACAACACATAAAatcttttattttgcgttcGAAGGTGGTAGTTGGGAATATGTTGAAAATAAGCTAGTACTGGTTTGGTTTTCAAATTGCTTCTCGAAAATACCTTGCGAAATTAGAGCAGTATCAAAaacttatatttttaattttttaaatttttgatagACAAATTGAACTCGTTTCTTAATAGCAATTCAGTGTGCCAATCCtaaatttcataaacaaaaatatttttacttcCCTAAAAAGTTTGGCGAATTCCCCCTCAACCTATCATGAAGAGAgagatttgatttgaaaagttattcgatgtttttcttcttcctttggCGATgttattttactatttttatatAGATACCATCGTGTCGGGTATTGGAATCGTAGTGATATAGTGTATGTAAATattgatttcatttcattgaaaCCTTTTAAAAGAGAAGGTTTCGAAATAATTCGAAAAttccaaattaaaataaaaaaaaaatctattcgATACTGACATGTGCTCTACAAACGATCGTTATGAATGGCGATTCACTATCAGCAGCCTACGTTACTAGGCAACGCTGAAGAGCAGATAATGCATGATCGTGGTTGTGGGTGCGCGCTCATCTCCTAAGAACGTCTCGAGCAGCTCGCGAAGATCGCGAGGTTGTTCTCGGACGGCGTCGGGAAGAAAAGTTCAGTCACGCGCGAACGATCGAACCGAACGGACGGGAAGAAACCGGTTCTCCCGTCTCGGTACAAGAAGAtaggagaagcaaaaaaaacgttagaaaaaagtgaaatcagAACCAACCAAGAACGGACGGCCTCGAAAGGAAGTGAGAGCGATAAGGAGTGGTATTTATTTTCTGTGGCACAAACGATAACGCCCCTCCCGGAAGCAGTGGAAGTGTGCAGTGATTAAAACGAGGTAATGTTCTTTGCCAGTGTGAAGatcacaatgtgatttctatGCTAATGAGATGGGAAGTGggaggaaattaaaattattactttttttaatgAGTGCACGTTTAAGATCATTTAAAGCAGTTAGTTAAGAccttttttataaaacttaaaaacttTTGAGTGGATGTAAACTGCGATCGTGTCAGGGAAGAATAGAAATATCGAAGAAACGTGGTGTACGgaagaagaaacacgaaaTTAGTGTGTTGGTTAAAAGTGCACCTTCCAGTGCGCACGATAATTTGAGAATGGCACACATGTGGTGCCTTCCTGTGGAAAATGTGCATCGAGAGGAAGgcgttaagaaaaaaaagcaccatcatcagcagAAATGCACCCAGCGCGGGGTGCATCGAATCGTTTGTGGCAACCGCAAACAGACACACCACGAAGGAACACAGATAtgggtgaaagaaaaaggctaagaaaaaaaaagtacgacCGTAAAAAAGGAGTTTCAACCAACGATAATGACCCCCGGCTTGGAACCGTAAGGTTGTCGGTGGCTGCTTTTCGGGACGTCTTCTACCGGCCACCGTCAACATAACCACGGGCTGGGCAGACAATTTTCTTAAGCTGGTTTCGTGGCTTGCGCTTCTTCTTTTCGTGCTCGaagatttttgtttcccttcccgtTCCGGCCCGACCCATACCCCGCCGTGGTTTCAatagaaatggaaatgaaacacCGACCGGTTCGTGTGTAGGGCGTAAAAAGGAAAGATCGAAGATGGTTGGCAGAGGCAACGGGGGCAGCATAAGAAACGCTCTATGCTCGATGAATGGCCAACTAGGAGAGAGAAGATTTAGAAaaggcaacaacaaaacaacataagCCGCAATATGGATTCGACACCAAACCAATTCCCCGGAGTCCGTTCATTCCACAATTCTCTGTTCTGCTGTTGGATGGAACACATGGACGGACAGAATACAAAAAATACTATGTTGCATCTCCTCGGGCGTTGCTGGATTTGGAAAAGTGCGCTACACGCGCATGGCCTGTGCAGTACTTTTTCAGATGTGTGATACGGGGTCGATTAAAACCGGCTCGTCTGTTTGGCAGATGGGTTCCGGCAGCATCACGCGCAGTTAAATTTAGAACTCTATCTCCCCAAACATACCACGGGCCACGTCCGTCCGAGGGAACACGAGCAgtgaaaacacattttaacatttgttttcggtATGAAATCATGCACCAACCATAAAGCGTTATCTGGCCACATCTTGCTATAGCTAGTCGTTTTGTTCGGCCTgagatggaaaatggtttccgAACGGATGTTTAGTTTCCAAATGAAGTTCCAGATACTGTTGCCTCACGattaaaaatagaaatttGACTATCGTTTGCTTTTCAATGCGTGGAAGACTGATGTtttgaattgaataaaattatctaaatatttaaatatccCATCAAAtctgtaaaaacaaaatttaatgtttggcAAATTTAGATCGAATGATCCTGAATTTTATAACGCATAGAATTATCAAAGATGATAAAAATCTTCAAGTCtgtgtaaaattatttcatgTCTGGATTTAAGAATTGATTTActaaacattttttcctttttcttagcGATGCTTATTGCATTATATTACCGATACTTGTGCTCTCATCTTCGCGTTCTTCAGAATAAAAATCCTGTTTAGTTTACAATTTGAAgtctttttctgtttcaacGAGCTTATGATCGTACattatttaaagtttaaataaGTGGCGATTCTTACGGGCCAAGACGTGTTTAAACATTATCTGCTAGATATATtatattaaaatgaaatttaaaaaataatatttttattaaaaattatatatTCTTTATAGTCCTCAGTTAAACTTGTGATATACTTGCTAGTTAGTCATAATCGCACTAAATAATCGCACAAGTAGAATGCGAAATGTGTTGGCCATTTAACGTACATAATACacattcgttttcttcaaaaacttttgtaacTTTAAAGATCTTGCCAATGCTCTTCAAATTTTTTATCTTGCCATGCGCCAGATGATACTGTTGTGAAGATAACTTTGCTAATAATTTGTTAAATGACCGAGGTTAAGTGAATAATCTTTACTAAAAGTTGGCATTTGAAGAAACATATATTTTCGACCATAACTTTTCAAACCGGGCTTTTGTATCTGCACAGCATTGTCTCGTCAACGTGCGTTAGGGTGATATCCATTCGGCTCGGTACAGCAGGATGGGGCATATCACGGCCCTAACATCGATCGCTCTGGTGGCCCTGGCCCTGGTAGGATCAGTGCGGGCTGAGCTGACTCCACCGTACTTCAACTTGGCCGAGGGGCGCAAAATCACTGCCACCGCCACGTGCGGTGTGGACACCGATGTTCCCGAGCTGTACTGTAAGCTGGTCGGTGCAAACACGGAGAACGACAACCAGAACCAATACTCCAAGGTCATCCAAGGACAGGTAAAGTAACCCGGATTGTGCGAGCGGGTGTTAATTCTTGAACAAACGGTTGGAGAGCCCCCCCATTTCATGTCTTCATCATTTCGCGCAGGTTTGCGATGTGTGTGATCCATCCGATCCGGACAAGAATCACCCGCCGGAGTACGCCATCGACGGTACGCAGAACTGGTGGCAGAGTCCCCCGCTGTCCCGTGGTATGAAGTACAACGAAGTCAACCTCACGATCGACTTCGGTCAGGTAAGGCTAAGCTATATATACTCCTATCGTAAGCTCTTCCCTCCCAGACTCCG
Coding sequences within:
- the LOC131263024 gene encoding prostaglandin E synthase 2, yielding MATFRLGTIATITARFPLQNVTKVQRIGLVRRLATGGAPKKPTSTLGLALKGVAVGALVGTGWSGYNYFKGGVTDHMLHEHVGPKVLDKLPNVKIMRQIVNPKDDSGLDLVLFQFQTCPFCCKVRAFLDHSGLSYSVVEVDAVLRQDIRWSDSKKVPILLAKTKNGKYVQLTDSSMIVSAISSYLRDKTQDIGELATYYPSISYENDAGRKVFDIMNKYFLMFQEKKVDPRSKEVQEEERKWRAWADDHLVHLISPNVYRTKEEALETFEWFSDVGDWSIHFPKWERDLMVYVGAFAMWGISKRLKKRHELSDDVRSHIYDACDKWINEVEKKKSTFFGGSQPNLADLAVFGVLNSMEGCQAFKDCLENTKIGPWFYAVKEQVMKNRGKVL